A window of Psychromonas sp. CNPT3 contains these coding sequences:
- a CDS encoding multidrug effflux MFS transporter has protein sequence MIKTISTPLLILLASVFAMTPFAIDSYLPAIPSIANELGVETSFVAVTVSLYILGLAIGQLIGGPLSDNYGRMKIMVIGLLIFALGSFLIATIGSLHMLWIWRMLQALGAGIAVVGVPATIRDNAEGKEAAKLFALIALIMMIAPSIAPALGTLIMNVLNWRWIFILLAIIATITALCTVFIMPKSDKRNKNKEKSGYLNVIKEHRALGYLVAQACSYTMLVVFITNAPFAYIEYFSVDETLFSALLLINVIGLVVINRLNSFLLHRFTPDALLKGFLIMQLFGGITLVINLYFAPHDIYFIVPGFVICIASIGGILANSNACFMNYFKENAGVAAALLGASQYALGAGVSALVAMLSLHSLWPMVLTMLLATLVALIGAHYSSHYEQKPN, from the coding sequence ATGATCAAAACAATATCTACACCATTACTTATTTTACTCGCCAGTGTCTTTGCAATGACTCCCTTTGCAATTGATAGTTACCTGCCCGCCATCCCCTCTATTGCCAATGAACTAGGTGTTGAAACCTCTTTTGTCGCCGTAACGGTAAGCCTTTATATTTTAGGACTCGCTATTGGCCAACTGATTGGTGGACCTTTATCTGATAATTATGGGCGCATGAAAATAATGGTAATAGGATTACTTATTTTTGCCCTTGGTAGTTTTCTTATCGCCACCATTGGATCCTTACATATGCTATGGATTTGGCGGATGCTACAAGCTCTTGGCGCGGGGATTGCGGTTGTTGGTGTACCTGCAACCATTAGAGATAACGCAGAAGGAAAAGAAGCGGCTAAATTATTTGCACTAATAGCCCTGATCATGATGATAGCGCCAAGTATCGCTCCCGCGTTGGGCACGCTTATCATGAACGTGCTTAACTGGCGTTGGATCTTTATATTATTGGCAATCATTGCGACGATCACCGCTTTATGCACCGTGTTTATCATGCCGAAATCAGATAAAAGAAATAAAAACAAAGAAAAGTCAGGATACCTTAATGTCATAAAAGAGCATAGAGCATTAGGTTACCTCGTCGCTCAGGCCTGTAGTTACACAATGTTAGTGGTGTTTATTACCAATGCGCCTTTTGCTTATATTGAATATTTTTCTGTTGATGAGACACTCTTTTCAGCGCTATTACTTATCAATGTTATCGGACTTGTTGTTATAAATCGTTTGAACAGCTTTTTACTGCATCGATTTACGCCAGACGCCTTATTGAAAGGCTTCCTTATAATGCAACTGTTCGGAGGTATCACTCTCGTAATAAATCTCTATTTTGCCCCACATGACATTTACTTTATCGTACCGGGTTTTGTCATTTGTATCGCATCCATTGGCGGAATACTCGCTAATAGCAATGCCTGTTTTATGAATTATTTTAAAGAAAATGCGGGGGTAGCGGCCGCTTTACTTGGCGCTTCACAATATGCTTTAGGGGCTGGCGTTAGTGCATTAGTTGCAATGTTAAGTCTACATTCACTTTGGCCAATGGTACTGACAATGTTACTCGCGACCCTTGTCGCTTTAATAGGGGCTCATTATAGTTCTCATTATGAGC
- a CDS encoding MarR family winged helix-turn-helix transcriptional regulator — protein sequence MSKQKSVATLISRIQKYCPEVYRHYSPTILRVHRIHFHLQNNLMDVLYVKGLQQADFEVLISLLRGNEDHCLSPTELSQNMLFSSGGLTKVLCRVTQAGLVERLDLSKDKRCKLVKLTEKGRCLINDIMQLLHVKHDAKMSVLDVQEQAKLNTLLDKLLGTWE from the coding sequence ATGTCAAAACAAAAAAGTGTGGCTACATTAATTAGCAGAATACAAAAATATTGCCCGGAGGTTTATCGGCATTATTCACCCACCATATTAAGGGTGCATCGTATCCATTTTCATTTACAAAATAATTTGATGGATGTTTTGTACGTAAAAGGATTACAACAAGCCGACTTTGAAGTGTTAATTAGTTTACTGCGCGGTAATGAAGATCATTGTTTATCGCCGACAGAATTATCTCAAAATATGTTATTTAGCTCGGGAGGTCTCACCAAAGTTCTGTGTAGAGTGACGCAAGCAGGCCTAGTAGAACGTCTTGATTTATCTAAAGATAAACGCTGTAAATTAGTAAAGTTAACCGAAAAAGGCAGGTGCTTAATTAATGACATCATGCAATTGTTACATGTAAAACATGATGCGAAAATGAGTGTGTTAGATGTACAGGAGCAAGCAAAGCTTAATACTTTACTTGATAAATTATTAGGTACTTGGGAGTAG
- the trxA gene encoding thioredoxin TrxA: MSDKIVTLTDASFDADVINAAGPVLVDFWAEWCGPCKMIAPLLSEIATEYAGKVTVGKLNIDENSATPPKFGIRGIPTLLLFKDGKVAATKVGALSKTQLVEFLDANI, from the coding sequence ATGAGCGATAAAATCGTAACTTTAACAGACGCAAGTTTTGATGCTGATGTTATTAATGCTGCTGGCCCTGTTTTAGTTGATTTTTGGGCTGAATGGTGTGGACCTTGTAAAATGATAGCGCCACTTCTTAGCGAAATAGCGACTGAATATGCAGGTAAAGTTACAGTCGGAAAATTAAACATTGATGAAAATAGCGCGACACCACCTAAATTTGGTATTCGTGGTATCCCTACTTTACTTCTTTTTAAAGACGGAAAAGTAGCAGCAACAAAAGTGGGCGCGTTATCTAAAACCCAACTTGTTGAATTTTTAGATGCAAATATCTAA
- the rho gene encoding transcription termination factor Rho — protein MNLTELKNTSVAQLVQLGETKGLEHLARLRKQDIIFAILKAHAKSGEDIFGAGVLEILQDGFGFLRSSDCSYLAGPDDIYISPSQIRRFNLRTGDSVEGKIRPPKDGERYFALLKINKVNFNKPEYSRNKILFENLTPIHPTERFRLESGNGSTEDITARILDLVSPIGKGQRGLIVAPPKAGKTMLLQNIAQSISINYPDAVLIVLLIDERPEEVTEMRRLVRGEVVASTFDEPASRHVQVAEMVIEKAKRLVEHKKDVVILLDSITRLARAYNTVVPSSGKVLTGGIDANALHRPKRFFGAARNVEEGGSLTILATALIDTGSKMDEVIYEEFKGTGNSEIHLNRKLAEKRIYPAIDIIRSGTRREELLTKAEELQRMWILRQIVHPMGEIGATEFMISKLGLSKTNDDFFTAMKNQRSK, from the coding sequence ATGAATTTAACCGAATTAAAGAACACATCTGTCGCACAACTTGTACAACTTGGTGAAACGAAAGGGCTAGAACATCTAGCGCGCCTAAGAAAACAAGACATTATTTTTGCCATCTTAAAAGCACATGCAAAAAGCGGAGAAGATATCTTCGGCGCTGGTGTTTTAGAAATACTACAAGATGGCTTTGGCTTCTTACGTAGTTCTGATTGCTCATATCTTGCTGGACCGGATGATATTTATATTTCTCCGAGTCAAATTCGACGTTTTAATCTGCGTACGGGTGACAGTGTTGAAGGGAAAATTAGACCGCCTAAAGACGGCGAACGTTATTTTGCTTTATTGAAAATAAATAAAGTTAACTTTAATAAACCAGAATACTCCCGCAATAAAATCCTTTTCGAAAATCTAACGCCAATCCATCCTACGGAACGCTTTAGACTTGAAAGTGGTAACGGTAGTACCGAAGATATTACCGCACGTATTTTAGATCTTGTTTCACCAATAGGTAAAGGTCAACGTGGACTGATTGTGGCACCGCCTAAAGCGGGTAAAACAATGTTGCTACAAAATATAGCGCAAAGTATTTCTATTAATTACCCTGATGCTGTATTGATTGTTTTATTGATTGATGAGCGCCCTGAAGAAGTAACTGAGATGCGCCGCCTTGTTCGTGGTGAAGTAGTTGCATCTACGTTTGATGAGCCTGCAAGCCGTCACGTACAAGTTGCAGAAATGGTCATCGAAAAAGCCAAACGTTTGGTTGAGCATAAAAAAGATGTGGTAATTTTACTTGATTCTATCACCCGTTTAGCGCGAGCTTATAACACGGTAGTGCCAAGTTCAGGTAAAGTATTAACGGGTGGTATAGATGCAAATGCGTTACATCGTCCGAAACGTTTCTTTGGTGCTGCACGTAACGTTGAAGAAGGTGGAAGTTTAACTATTCTTGCCACTGCCCTGATTGATACGGGCTCTAAAATGGATGAAGTAATTTACGAAGAATTTAAAGGAACTGGTAACTCAGAAATCCATTTAAATCGTAAACTGGCTGAAAAACGTATTTATCCTGCGATTGATATCATTCGTTCTGGTACGCGCCGCGAAGAGTTACTTACGAAAGCTGAAGAGCTACAACGTATGTGGATCTTACGTCAAATTGTACATCCTATGGGTGAAATCGGTGCGACTGAATTTATGATCTCTAAATTAGGTTTAAGCAAAACTAATGATGATTTCTTTACTGCGATGAAGAACCAAAGATCAAAATAA
- the ubiD gene encoding 4-hydroxy-3-polyprenylbenzoate decarboxylase — MKFDDLRDFIDQLEDRGLLKRISQEIDPNLEMTEISDRTLRAGGPALLFENPKGYDMPVLTNLFGTTERVAMAMGKENISQLREVGEWLAYLKEPEPPKGIKGVWEKLPIFKQVLNMPTKRVRDPLCQKIVMQGDEVDLTKLPIMTCWPGDVAPLITWGLTITRGPYKKRQNLGIYRQQLISKNKIIMRWLSHRGGAIDFREWQEVNPGKPFPVSVALGADPATILGAVTPIPDTLSEYAFAGLLRGSRTKVAKSLSNDLDVPASAEIILEGYLQPGEEAPEGPYGDHTGYYNEVDDFQVMTVTHVTMRENPIYHSTYTGRPPDEPAILGVALNEVFVPILKKQFPEIVDFYLPPEGCSYRMAVVSIKKSYPGHAKRVMLGIWSFLRQFMYTKFIIVCDDDINVRDWNDVIWAITTRMDPSRDTTLIDNTPIDYLDFASPTSGLGSKMGLDATNKWEGETDREWGLPITMDKKVKEKIDSLWQELDILS; from the coding sequence ATGAAATTTGATGACTTACGTGATTTTATCGATCAACTTGAAGATAGAGGCTTATTAAAACGCATATCACAAGAAATAGATCCCAACTTAGAAATGACGGAAATATCCGATCGCACGTTACGTGCTGGAGGACCTGCGCTGTTATTTGAAAATCCTAAAGGTTATGACATGCCGGTGCTTACCAATCTATTTGGTACAACCGAACGCGTCGCAATGGCGATGGGTAAAGAGAATATCTCGCAATTACGAGAAGTGGGTGAATGGCTTGCGTATCTTAAAGAGCCTGAGCCGCCTAAAGGCATTAAAGGGGTATGGGAAAAATTACCTATCTTTAAGCAAGTATTAAATATGCCAACTAAAAGGGTACGTGATCCGCTTTGTCAAAAAATAGTAATGCAAGGAGATGAGGTTGATTTAACTAAGCTTCCTATCATGACTTGCTGGCCGGGAGACGTCGCGCCTTTGATCACCTGGGGTTTAACCATTACGCGGGGTCCTTATAAAAAACGTCAGAACTTAGGTATTTATCGTCAGCAATTAATTTCAAAAAATAAAATCATTATGCGTTGGTTGTCTCATCGAGGGGGCGCAATAGATTTTAGGGAGTGGCAAGAAGTCAATCCTGGCAAGCCCTTTCCCGTTTCTGTCGCATTAGGCGCGGATCCTGCCACTATATTAGGCGCGGTGACACCGATACCGGATACATTATCAGAATATGCATTTGCAGGATTGCTACGGGGATCTCGTACCAAAGTGGCTAAAAGTTTGAGTAATGATTTAGACGTGCCGGCCAGTGCAGAAATTATTTTGGAAGGTTATTTACAGCCCGGTGAAGAAGCGCCAGAAGGTCCTTACGGAGATCATACCGGATATTACAATGAGGTCGATGATTTTCAAGTGATGACTGTGACGCACGTGACCATGCGTGAAAACCCTATTTATCATAGTACTTATACAGGACGCCCGCCGGATGAGCCTGCCATTCTAGGTGTTGCTCTTAATGAAGTTTTTGTGCCTATATTAAAGAAACAGTTTCCTGAAATTGTTGATTTTTATTTACCGCCAGAAGGTTGCTCTTATCGTATGGCGGTCGTTTCAATTAAAAAAAGTTATCCGGGCCATGCAAAACGAGTGATGTTGGGAATTTGGTCGTTTTTACGTCAATTTATGTATACTAAATTTATCATTGTTTGTGATGATGATATTAATGTTCGGGATTGGAATGATGTTATTTGGGCTATTACCACGCGCATGGATCCCTCTCGAGATACGACATTAATTGACAATACCCCGATCGATTATTTAGATTTTGCATCGCCAACATCAGGTCTAGGCTCAAAAATGGGACTTGATGCAACGAATAAATGGGAAGGTGAAACTGACCGAGAATGGGGCCTACCTATAACAATGGATAAAAAAGTAAAAGAAAAAATTGATTCGCTTTGGCAAGAATTGGATATCCTGTCATAA
- the fre gene encoding NAD(P)H-flavin reductase, whose product MSVLTCKVTSIEKLNNSLYRVFLKPAEKVTYKAGQYLSVLMGEKDKRHFSIANAPLSECIELHIGATPENTYAMQVIEKMQNEGVVDVEIGLGEAFLREKSTRPIILMAGGTGFSYVKSLLEQIVILKLTNPVYLYWGVKEYAHFYFDEQASQWAKQHNNVHFHPVVEQPEVDWQGHQGYVHQAVLNDFSELNAFDIYIVGRFEMAKIAREDFIKQGAQKDHIYGDAFAFI is encoded by the coding sequence ATGTCAGTGCTCACTTGTAAGGTTACCTCAATAGAAAAGTTAAATAATTCACTGTATCGTGTTTTTTTGAAACCGGCAGAAAAGGTGACTTATAAAGCCGGGCAGTATTTATCTGTATTGATGGGTGAAAAAGACAAACGCCATTTTTCAATTGCCAATGCGCCTTTGAGTGAATGTATTGAGCTGCATATTGGTGCAACACCGGAAAATACATATGCGATGCAAGTCATTGAGAAAATGCAAAACGAGGGTGTTGTAGATGTTGAAATCGGGCTAGGAGAGGCCTTTTTGAGAGAGAAGTCTACGCGTCCTATCATTTTAATGGCCGGAGGCACTGGTTTTTCTTATGTTAAATCTTTGTTAGAGCAAATTGTTATATTAAAGTTAACAAACCCCGTTTATTTATATTGGGGAGTTAAGGAATATGCCCATTTTTATTTTGATGAGCAAGCGTCACAGTGGGCAAAACAGCATAACAATGTTCATTTTCATCCGGTAGTCGAACAACCAGAAGTGGATTGGCAAGGTCATCAAGGTTATGTGCATCAAGCCGTACTTAATGATTTTTCTGAGCTTAATGCATTCGATATTTATATTGTTGGTCGTTTTGAAATGGCAAAAATCGCACGTGAAGATTTTATAAAACAAGGTGCACAAAAGGATCATATTTATGGTGATGCTTTTGCCTTTATTTAA
- a CDS encoding HDOD domain-containing protein, producing MSTVINNIETSSLSTSVDKVFLRFLVGKWKISEDESLHDNVLDAGVVKTQEIDEDAEEDKNGREERTLLEVEKKGAKRKELEQLNDEKRRALLIRYFQQLLLKVVNKKLEDPEMLTLERLQLRESSTDLLKKLLTVEPRYSTLSHLLSFNTHIRERLLELVGSELFMAELGRSPRKVRDVKAAMGLIGLDILRYLIPAIFFKNCIAPHREHDDIFTKKLWRYELTLGQTCSALMLADNYRRPHEGMLLSAMVNFAYVASYQQYIVSFEGLRLACLAQAREKGNKYQHDFFYNMQNDPASLQALLLSKSTLELSYQLAELVFGSSFPHLVNALKEEVDDVAFDKRSKVGKILFKSIRFSKYDQLRSARLFKASWLSEYLKKSNIDRDTYRYLVRKELFRFKATW from the coding sequence ATGTCTACTGTTATTAATAATATTGAAACCTCTTCTTTATCGACATCTGTCGATAAAGTCTTCTTACGTTTTTTAGTCGGTAAATGGAAAATATCGGAGGATGAATCATTACATGATAATGTTTTAGATGCAGGTGTTGTGAAGACTCAAGAGATAGATGAAGATGCAGAAGAAGATAAAAATGGCAGGGAAGAGCGCACTTTACTTGAAGTGGAAAAAAAAGGAGCAAAACGTAAAGAGTTAGAGCAATTAAATGATGAGAAGCGGCGAGCACTTTTGATCCGTTATTTTCAGCAGTTATTGCTGAAAGTCGTTAATAAAAAACTCGAAGATCCTGAGATGCTAACGTTAGAGCGTTTACAATTACGAGAGAGCAGTACGGACCTCCTTAAAAAGTTATTAACCGTAGAGCCTCGTTATTCTACGTTAAGCCACTTATTAAGCTTTAATACTCATATACGAGAACGTTTGCTCGAGCTTGTTGGCAGTGAACTTTTTATGGCTGAACTTGGGCGTTCTCCTCGTAAAGTCCGTGATGTGAAAGCTGCAATGGGTTTAATTGGTTTGGATATTTTACGTTATCTTATCCCTGCGATATTTTTTAAAAACTGCATTGCGCCACATCGTGAACATGATGATATTTTTACTAAAAAATTATGGCGTTATGAATTAACCTTAGGGCAAACGTGTAGTGCCCTTATGTTAGCGGATAATTATCGGCGCCCACACGAAGGCATGCTTTTATCGGCGATGGTAAATTTTGCTTATGTGGCGAGTTATCAGCAATATATCGTGTCTTTTGAAGGGCTACGTTTAGCGTGTTTGGCACAAGCTCGCGAAAAAGGTAATAAGTATCAGCATGATTTCTTTTATAATATGCAAAATGATCCCGCGTCGTTACAAGCCTTATTGCTTTCTAAATCAACGTTAGAGCTTAGTTATCAACTGGCTGAGCTTGTGTTTGGTTCTTCTTTTCCTCATCTTGTGAATGCGCTGAAAGAAGAAGTTGATGATGTCGCTTTTGATAAACGCTCTAAAGTGGGAAAAATATTATTTAAAAGTATTCGCTTCTCTAAATACGATCAACTGCGTTCAGCGCGATTATTTAAAGCGTCTTGGCTGAGCGAATATTTAAAAAAATCTAACATTGACAGAGATACTTATCGATATTTAGTGCGTAAAGAGCTATTTCGTTTTAAAGCGACTTGGTAA